Part of the Synergistales bacterium genome is shown below.
ACGACCGACGTATCCTCCTCAACCTCAGCTTCGCCAGCGACACCACCAGCTACTACCAGACCGAATGGGCCGAATACTTCCACGGCATCTTCGACCGCTGCAGCGACAGGGGGATCCTCTTTTTCGCCGCGGCGGGGAACGACAACGTGCGCATCGACAACAGCGGCGCCTATGTCTACCCCCCCAGCCTCAGCGATCGCGTCTTTGTCAGCGTCGCCGCCACCGACTCGGCGGGGCTGCGGGCCTCCTTCTCCAACTACGGGCCGGCCTTCGTGGAGGTGGGCGCGCCGGGGGAATCCATCACCACCACGGACTTCAACGGCGGCGACTACACGACCGTGGACGGCACCTCCTTCGCCTGTCCCGTGGCCACGGCCGTGGCCGCAGCCGCCTGGGCGCGCTTCCCGGATCTGGAGGTCTGGCAGGTGCGGAATCTCCTGATCAACGCCGTGGAGGATCCCCGCTGGCTCGCGGAGAACCCCTCCGGCGGCGGCCCGCTCCCGATCATCGCCGGCGACGCCATGCGGCCCGCCCGCGTCACCGACAGCGCCTTCGCGGCGGAGGCCAGAGGCGACACCCCCCGGGCCATCGACATCGCGCCCGAGGACGGCGGGGGCGGCTGCTCTGTTTCCTCTATCCCGGCCGCCCAGCTGCTCCTGCTCCTTCCGCTTCTGCTCTCGGTCCGGCGGAGGCGATAGCCCACAA
Proteins encoded:
- a CDS encoding S8 family serine peptidase; protein product: MKRSFLAVLTALLLLALPAWATAADYVVLAPESAGRTANRVCFRRLAAEAEGIETAALYSHIGGALLTMAPERAEALRADRPDLTVVPADIRLEAATLGGGTPVQGKAIQTPWHVRWAQDAGLTDGLSAGDWEGVLVAVFDTGLDSHADLEGRILWDRAYNAFTRESGEAAVDDEKGHGTWVAGVIAGAETGLVPSADVIPFKVADRKGELFLEELTDGFDRLVELKERHFDDRRILLNLSFASDTTSYYQTEWAEYFHGIFDRCSDRGILFFAAAGNDNVRIDNSGAYVYPPSLSDRVFVSVAATDSAGLRASFSNYGPAFVEVGAPGESITTTDFNGGDYTTVDGTSFACPVATAVAAAAWARFPDLEVWQVRNLLINAVEDPRWLAENPSGGGPLPIIAGDAMRPARVTDSAFAAEARGDTPRAIDIAPEDGGGGCSVSSIPAAQLLLLLPLLLSVRRRR